A genome region from Mesorhizobium sp. B2-1-8 includes the following:
- the mutL gene encoding DNA mismatch repair endonuclease MutL — translation MPIRQLSETMINQIAAGEVIERPASVVKELVENALDAGASKVEVVTSGGGLSLIRVTDDGSGIPEQELALAIARHCTSKLAEDIHDIRSLGFRGEALPSIGSVSRLSIRSRTASGDSAAEIGIEGGRVQPVKPAAANRGTTVEVRDLFFATPARLKFMKGERAESSAISDIVKRIAIAFPTVRFTLAGSDRTTLELPATEDSANGSLRRVAQVMGADFPDNSIAIDAMREGVHLTGHVSIPSFTRANALQQYAYVNGRPVRDKLIAGAIRGAFADVLPRDRHAVTVLFLTLDPAIVDVNVHPAKADVRFRDPGLVRGLIVGAIRQALADAGIRSATTGAAGMMAAFRPGATPYDHGGPTNGHRSYEAAFRASGPTGFDPSRSPQRPLDMQFAGAGFERGNARTAGFGEGDQAAFDAGPLASADARAGQNEATETLLGAVLGAARAQVHENYIVAQTRDSLVIVDQHAAHERLVYEALKNALHSQPVPSQMLLLPEIIDLPEEDAERLAMHSETLARFGLGIERFGPGAVAVRETPSMLGETNVGQLVRDLADEIADNDTVETLKERLDKIAATMACHGSVRSGRLLKAEEMNALLRQMEATPGSGTCNHGRPTYIELKLADIERLFGRR, via the coding sequence ATGCCCATTCGACAGCTTTCCGAAACGATGATCAACCAGATCGCCGCCGGCGAAGTCATCGAACGTCCGGCGAGCGTGGTCAAGGAACTGGTCGAGAACGCGCTCGATGCCGGTGCGAGCAAGGTAGAGGTAGTCACGTCGGGCGGCGGGCTGAGCCTGATCCGCGTCACCGATGACGGCTCCGGCATCCCGGAGCAGGAGCTGGCGCTGGCGATCGCGCGTCACTGCACGTCCAAGCTCGCCGAGGACATCCACGACATCCGCTCGCTTGGCTTTCGCGGCGAGGCGTTGCCGTCGATCGGCTCGGTGTCGCGGCTGTCGATCCGCTCGCGCACGGCTTCGGGCGACAGCGCCGCGGAGATCGGCATCGAGGGCGGCCGCGTCCAGCCCGTCAAGCCGGCAGCCGCCAATCGCGGCACCACGGTCGAGGTGCGCGACCTGTTCTTCGCCACGCCGGCACGGTTGAAGTTCATGAAAGGCGAACGCGCCGAAAGCTCGGCCATCAGCGACATCGTCAAGCGCATCGCCATCGCCTTCCCCACGGTGCGTTTCACGCTGGCCGGTTCCGACCGCACGACGCTGGAACTGCCGGCGACCGAGGACAGCGCGAACGGCAGCCTGCGCCGCGTCGCGCAGGTAATGGGCGCCGACTTTCCCGACAATTCCATTGCCATCGACGCGATGCGCGAAGGCGTGCATCTGACCGGCCATGTGTCGATCCCGTCCTTCACCCGCGCCAACGCGCTGCAGCAATACGCCTATGTCAATGGCAGGCCGGTGCGCGACAAGCTGATCGCCGGCGCCATCCGCGGCGCCTTCGCCGATGTCCTGCCGCGCGACCGCCACGCCGTGACGGTGCTGTTCCTGACGCTCGATCCAGCGATCGTCGACGTCAACGTCCATCCGGCCAAGGCAGATGTCCGCTTCCGCGATCCGGGCCTCGTGCGCGGTCTGATCGTCGGCGCCATCCGGCAAGCGCTGGCCGATGCCGGCATCCGCTCCGCCACCACGGGTGCCGCAGGCATGATGGCTGCGTTCCGGCCGGGCGCCACACCCTATGATCACGGCGGTCCGACAAACGGCCATCGCAGCTACGAAGCAGCTTTCCGTGCCTCCGGCCCCACGGGTTTCGACCCTTCGCGCTCGCCGCAGCGGCCGCTCGACATGCAATTCGCAGGTGCCGGCTTTGAACGCGGCAATGCAAGAACCGCCGGCTTCGGCGAGGGCGACCAGGCGGCGTTCGATGCCGGCCCGCTCGCCAGCGCCGATGCGCGCGCCGGGCAGAATGAGGCAACCGAGACGCTGCTTGGCGCGGTGCTGGGGGCTGCGCGCGCCCAGGTGCACGAGAACTACATCGTCGCCCAGACCAGGGATTCGCTCGTCATCGTCGACCAGCACGCGGCGCATGAGCGGCTTGTCTACGAGGCGCTGAAGAACGCCCTGCACTCGCAGCCGGTGCCCTCGCAGATGCTGCTCCTGCCAGAGATCATCGACCTGCCGGAAGAGGACGCCGAGCGGCTCGCCATGCATTCCGAAACGCTCGCCCGCTTCGGCCTCGGCATCGAGCGTTTCGGCCCGGGCGCGGTCGCCGTGCGCGAGACACCGTCGATGCTGGGCGAGACCAATGTCGGGCAATTGGTGCGCGACCTCGCCGACGAGATCGCCGACAACGACACGGTCGAAACGCTGAAAGAACGGTTGGACAAGATCGCGGCGACCATGGCCTGCCACGGCTCGGTGCGCTCCGGCCGGCTGCTCAAGGCCGAGGAGATGAACGCGCTGCTGCGCCAGATGGAGGCGACGCCGGGCTCGGGCACCTGCAACCACGGACGCCCGACCTATATCGAACTCAAGTTGGCCGACATCGAGCGGTTGTTCGGGCGGCGGTGA
- a CDS encoding DMT family transporter, with translation MSATTGALNSTQRMDTTAAIAVALTVIGWASAFPAIRAGLAAFQPLELGALRFAIAAVPAAIYLAVKRPALPRIGDLWRLAFGGAIFVALYTAMLNFGEQTVSAGAAGFIINVSPIFTAIMAMALLGERFSGLAWIGTVISFAGIGIIAVADGHGLHFNAGALLVLGSALCSAVNTIVQKPLFARHHPLTIAASNMVLGALCLAPFLPAALQQAAVANTAGLGAVIYLGIVPSLIAYAAWATALSRLPAARASNFLYLVSPMSALIGFFWLGEMPTLLGILGGALAMGGVIVVNLKR, from the coding sequence ATGAGCGCAACGACAGGCGCGTTGAATTCGACACAGCGGATGGACACCACGGCCGCCATCGCCGTGGCGCTGACGGTGATCGGCTGGGCCTCCGCCTTCCCGGCGATCCGGGCCGGGCTCGCCGCCTTCCAGCCGCTGGAGCTTGGCGCCCTGCGCTTTGCCATCGCCGCCGTGCCGGCTGCCATCTACCTTGCCGTCAAGCGCCCGGCGCTGCCCAGGATCGGCGACTTGTGGCGCCTCGCCTTCGGCGGCGCCATCTTCGTCGCGCTCTACACGGCGATGCTCAATTTCGGCGAGCAGACCGTCTCGGCCGGAGCAGCCGGCTTCATCATCAATGTCAGTCCCATCTTCACCGCCATCATGGCGATGGCGCTGCTTGGCGAGCGCTTCTCAGGCCTGGCCTGGATCGGCACCGTCATTTCCTTCGCCGGCATCGGCATCATAGCCGTCGCCGACGGGCATGGCCTGCATTTCAATGCCGGCGCGCTGCTGGTGCTTGGCTCGGCACTCTGCTCGGCCGTCAACACCATCGTCCAGAAGCCGCTGTTTGCCCGCCACCATCCGCTGACCATCGCGGCGTCCAACATGGTGCTCGGCGCGCTCTGCCTTGCGCCCTTCCTGCCCGCCGCTCTGCAGCAGGCCGCCGTCGCCAACACCGCCGGCCTTGGCGCCGTGATCTATCTCGGCATCGTGCCGAGCCTGATCGCCTATGCGGCCTGGGCGACCGCGCTGTCGCGTCTGCCGGCGGCGCGTGCCTCGAACTTCTTGTACCTGGTCTCGCCTATGTCGGCCCTTATCGGCTTCTTCTGGCTGGGCGAGATGCCGACGCTGCTCGGCATTCTCGGCGGTGCATTGGCGATGGGTGGCGTCATCGTGGTGAATTTGAAGAGGTAA
- a CDS encoding LysR substrate-binding domain-containing protein: MDHSSNSMLPLETLRAFDAAARTGSFSAAAEKLNLTHGAVSRQIAKLEDWLGLKVFERGARGVSLTNEGNRLHLRTTEAFALISVNSDRWVEPRGTAVVRLASIPSVSGLWLMPRMAALENEPTRLRIVLDVDNRQADLADEGIDLSVRCGRGRIPGRVSVQLFEEHLFPIASPGLAREIGGGDPARLLKFPLINDSDASGWRAWFAAQDMDYRPRPQDRRFEDYNVVLDAAAHGLGIALARPPLTEHQIESGRLVAVDDRTALNPVSYWLDRPVGRPRAAAADLARRIAEQAGLASARLEAFLQDGD, translated from the coding sequence ATGGATCACAGCTCGAACAGTATGCTGCCGCTGGAGACATTGCGCGCCTTCGACGCGGCGGCGCGCACGGGGAGCTTTTCGGCCGCCGCTGAAAAGCTCAATCTTACCCATGGCGCGGTCAGCCGGCAGATCGCCAAGCTCGAGGACTGGCTTGGCCTGAAGGTTTTCGAACGCGGCGCGCGCGGCGTGTCGCTGACCAACGAAGGCAACCGCCTGCATCTCAGGACCACCGAAGCCTTCGCGCTGATCTCGGTCAATTCGGACCGGTGGGTGGAGCCGCGCGGCACCGCGGTGGTTCGGCTGGCCTCGATCCCCTCGGTGAGCGGCCTGTGGCTTATGCCGCGCATGGCGGCGCTGGAGAACGAGCCTACCCGCCTGCGCATCGTGCTCGACGTTGACAACCGTCAGGCCGATCTCGCCGATGAAGGCATCGATCTGTCGGTCCGCTGCGGTCGCGGCCGCATCCCGGGCCGAGTCTCGGTGCAACTGTTCGAGGAACATCTCTTCCCGATCGCCTCGCCGGGCCTCGCACGAGAGATCGGCGGTGGCGACCCGGCCCGATTGCTCAAATTCCCGCTGATCAACGATTCCGACGCTTCGGGCTGGCGCGCCTGGTTCGCCGCGCAGGACATGGACTACCGGCCGCGCCCGCAAGACCGCCGCTTCGAGGACTATAATGTGGTGCTCGATGCCGCAGCCCATGGGCTCGGCATCGCGCTGGCACGGCCGCCGCTCACCGAACACCAGATAGAATCGGGGCGCCTCGTCGCCGTCGACGATCGCACCGCGCTCAATCCGGTTTCCTACTGGCTGGATCGTCCGGTCGGGCGGCCGCGCGCGGCCGCAGCCGATCTCGCCAGGCGCATCGCCGAACAGGCCGGGCTTGCTTCGGCAAGGCTGGAAGCTTTCCTGCAGGATGGCGATTAG
- a CDS encoding DUF2093 domain-containing protein → MMNRFEGPGGKEARIRYLDGDFQVTSPGSFVRCAVTGENIPLDELKYWSVGRQEPYVNATASLRREIEVHPELRKRG, encoded by the coding sequence ATGATGAACCGTTTCGAAGGCCCCGGCGGCAAGGAAGCCCGCATCCGCTATCTCGATGGCGATTTCCAGGTCACCAGCCCCGGCTCGTTCGTGCGCTGCGCGGTGACGGGCGAAAACATCCCGTTGGACGAGCTGAAATACTGGAGCGTCGGCAGGCAGGAGCCTTATGTGAACGCCACCGCTTCGCTGCGCCGCGAAATCGAGGTGCATCCGGAACTGCGCAAACGGGGTTAG
- the lpxK gene encoding tetraacyldisaccharide 4'-kinase, translating into MATEAPPFWWEEPDWKVLALSPLSAVYALVAGRGMRRARREKIQAPVLCVGNFTVGGTGKTPVAIALALQAKRMHLKPGFLSRGHGGSFAEPHVVDISHDSAKHVGDEPLLLAEHAPVAVTPNRAAGARLLLEKHGCDFLIMDDGFQSARIHIDYALVVVDARYGIGNGRVIPGGPLRAKIVDQLVFTSGLLKMGEGNAADAVVRLAARAGRPIFEAHTEPSSKAGLAGKRFLAFAGIGHPEKFFDTVRDAGGEVVLSRPFPDHHFYAEDELAELAATAHAESLGLITTAKDAARLRHGAPQDFLDCLDVLKIDTAFELDHVPERIIEETLDAWRQRKLRG; encoded by the coding sequence GTGGCCACCGAAGCACCACCATTCTGGTGGGAAGAGCCGGACTGGAAAGTCCTGGCGCTGTCGCCGCTGTCGGCCGTCTACGCGCTGGTCGCCGGTCGCGGCATGCGCAGGGCCCGGCGCGAGAAGATCCAGGCGCCGGTTCTGTGCGTCGGCAATTTCACCGTAGGCGGCACCGGCAAGACACCGGTGGCGATCGCGCTCGCCCTACAGGCCAAGCGCATGCATCTGAAGCCTGGGTTTCTGTCGCGCGGCCATGGCGGTTCCTTCGCCGAGCCGCACGTCGTCGATATCAGTCATGACAGCGCCAAGCACGTCGGCGACGAACCGCTGCTGCTGGCCGAACATGCTCCGGTCGCGGTGACGCCCAATCGTGCCGCCGGCGCCCGGCTGCTGCTGGAAAAACACGGTTGCGATTTCCTGATCATGGACGACGGCTTCCAGAGCGCGCGCATCCACATCGATTATGCGCTGGTGGTCGTCGACGCCCGCTACGGGATCGGCAATGGCCGCGTCATCCCGGGCGGTCCGCTCAGGGCCAAAATCGTCGACCAACTGGTCTTCACCAGCGGATTGCTGAAGATGGGCGAGGGCAACGCTGCCGATGCCGTGGTCCGTCTGGCGGCGCGTGCCGGCCGGCCGATCTTCGAGGCGCACACGGAGCCGAGCAGCAAGGCAGGGCTTGCCGGAAAGCGGTTTCTGGCCTTTGCCGGCATCGGTCATCCCGAAAAGTTCTTCGACACGGTGCGCGACGCCGGCGGCGAAGTGGTCCTGTCCAGGCCCTTTCCGGACCATCACTTCTACGCCGAGGACGAGCTGGCCGAACTGGCCGCGACGGCGCATGCCGAAAGCCTTGGCCTGATCACCACCGCCAAGGACGCCGCCCGGTTGCGCCACGGCGCCCCGCAGGATTTTCTCGATTGTCTCGACGTGCTGAAAATCGATACGGCGTTCGAGCTCGACCATGTTCCCGAACGCATCATCGAGGAGACGCTCGATGCCTGGCGGCAGCGCAAGCTGAGAGGCTAA
- the waaA gene encoding lipid IV(A) 3-deoxy-D-manno-octulosonic acid transferase, translated as MSGRWARTMLSAYRFAGAAAYPLVGPYVAWRTSRGKEDRNRRRERYGVAGRPRPEGPVIWIHAASVGETLAVVPLVESILDYGVNIVLTTGTVTSAQVVGERLGDRIIHQYVPLDLKPAVSRFLDHWKPDLAIIAESEIWPMTILELGARHVPQVLVNGRLSDRSYTSWKKRANLAEALFENLAHVVAQSDVDGERFRALGARPVTVSGNLKVDTNPPPVDDRALGTLQRQIGDRPTWAAISTHDGEEVVAAEVHAMLHKRHHGLLTIVVPRHPDRAEALAAEISGMGLKVARRSKGDRIGPDTDVLLGDTIGEMGLYLRLTEIAFVGRSLTSEGGQNPLEPAMLDTAVLAGRNVQNFREAYQRLLDSGGAKLVRDRDMLAGAVNFLLTNEVARHEMMAAGIATVDEMRGALARTLKSLEPYIQPLVVKARLKGANGR; from the coding sequence GTGAGCGGCCGCTGGGCGCGTACCATGTTGTCGGCATATCGTTTTGCCGGCGCCGCCGCCTATCCCCTGGTCGGGCCCTACGTCGCCTGGCGCACCTCGCGCGGCAAGGAAGACCGCAACCGCCGCCGCGAGCGCTATGGCGTCGCCGGCCGGCCGCGCCCAGAGGGACCGGTGATCTGGATCCATGCGGCGAGCGTCGGCGAGACCTTGGCCGTCGTGCCGTTGGTCGAAAGCATCCTCGACTACGGCGTCAACATCGTTCTGACAACCGGCACGGTGACCTCCGCCCAGGTCGTCGGCGAGCGGCTCGGCGACCGCATCATCCACCAATATGTGCCGCTCGATCTGAAGCCGGCGGTCAGCCGCTTCCTCGATCACTGGAAACCCGATCTGGCGATCATCGCCGAATCCGAGATCTGGCCGATGACCATCCTCGAACTCGGTGCCCGCCACGTGCCGCAGGTGCTGGTCAATGGCAGGCTCTCCGATCGCTCCTACACATCGTGGAAGAAGCGGGCCAACCTCGCCGAGGCGCTGTTCGAGAATCTGGCCCATGTCGTTGCCCAGTCCGACGTCGACGGCGAGCGTTTTCGCGCGCTCGGCGCCCGGCCGGTCACGGTGTCGGGCAATCTCAAGGTCGACACGAACCCGCCGCCGGTCGACGACCGTGCGCTTGGCACTTTGCAGCGACAGATCGGCGATCGCCCGACCTGGGCGGCGATCTCGACCCATGATGGTGAGGAAGTGGTCGCGGCGGAAGTCCACGCGATGTTGCACAAGCGTCACCACGGCCTTTTGACCATCGTCGTTCCGCGCCATCCCGATCGGGCCGAAGCCCTTGCCGCGGAGATTTCCGGCATGGGCCTGAAGGTTGCGCGGCGCAGCAAGGGCGACCGTATCGGGCCCGACACCGATGTCCTGCTTGGCGATACGATCGGCGAAATGGGCTTGTACCTCCGCTTGACCGAAATCGCTTTCGTAGGCCGCTCGCTGACCTCCGAAGGCGGCCAGAACCCGCTCGAGCCGGCCATGCTCGACACCGCCGTTCTCGCCGGGCGCAACGTGCAGAATTTTCGCGAGGCCTATCAGCGCCTGCTCGACAGCGGCGGCGCCAAGCTGGTGCGCGACCGCGACATGCTGGCTGGCGCCGTCAATTTCCTCCTGACCAACGAAGTAGCGCGCCACGAGATGATGGCGGCGGGGATCGCGACTGTCGATGAGATGCGCGGCGCGTTGGCACGCACGCTCAAATCGCTCGAACCCTATATCCAGCCGCTGGTGGTCAAGGCGCGCCTGAAGGGCGCGAACGGGCGTTAA
- a CDS encoding lysophospholipid acyltransferase family protein, with protein sequence MERDLAKEPASEAAPTGRGGSRTTKAFWRRIRQPLAQSRFVKNAIASLLAQFVRLVRLTSPLVAGSARFSGGAYAEFEPGIIALWHGQHLLTPAYYPKRKPLVAMVSRSADAELNALMLEKFGIEAVRGSGGRDNARHLDKGGAKALIALKKSLTAGKNVAMIADIPHGTPRDAGLGIVLLARLSGRPLLPVAIATSRRKVLEKSWDKTTINLPFGRSAVTIGTPIFVAADADDAEMERKRQEVTVALNAATAEAYRLVDGSR encoded by the coding sequence ATGGAGCGTGATCTGGCGAAAGAGCCAGCCAGCGAGGCCGCGCCCACGGGCAGGGGCGGCAGTCGCACGACCAAGGCCTTCTGGCGCAGGATTCGCCAGCCGCTCGCGCAGTCCCGGTTCGTCAAGAACGCCATTGCCAGCCTGCTCGCGCAGTTCGTGCGGCTGGTTCGCCTGACCAGCCCCCTGGTCGCCGGATCGGCGCGTTTTTCGGGCGGCGCCTATGCCGAGTTCGAGCCGGGGATCATCGCTCTGTGGCATGGCCAGCATCTTTTGACGCCGGCCTATTACCCCAAGCGCAAGCCATTGGTCGCCATGGTGTCGCGCAGCGCCGATGCCGAACTCAACGCTCTGATGCTGGAGAAGTTCGGCATCGAGGCGGTGCGCGGTTCGGGCGGGCGCGACAATGCCAGGCATCTCGACAAGGGCGGGGCCAAGGCCCTCATCGCCCTCAAAAAGTCGCTCACCGCAGGCAAGAACGTCGCCATGATCGCAGACATACCCCACGGTACCCCGCGCGATGCAGGGCTCGGTATCGTTCTTTTGGCTCGCCTCTCCGGCCGGCCTCTGCTGCCCGTCGCCATCGCCACCAGCCGCCGCAAGGTGCTGGAAAAGAGCTGGGACAAGACCACCATCAACCTGCCCTTCGGCCGCTCCGCCGTGACCATCGGCACGCCGATCTTTGTGGCGGCGGATGCCGACGATGCCGAAATGGAGCGCAAGCGCCAGGAAGTGACGGTTGCTCTCAATGCCGCGACCGCCGAGGCCTACCGTCTCGTGGATGGTTCGCGGTGA
- a CDS encoding DUF4170 domain-containing protein, giving the protein MAAEDGKKQLLHLVFGGELKKLGGTEFRDLDALDIVGVFPDYQSAHTAWKAKAQASVDNAHMRYFVVHLHRLLDPDSKAVG; this is encoded by the coding sequence ATGGCCGCGGAAGACGGAAAGAAACAGCTTTTGCATCTGGTGTTCGGCGGCGAACTCAAGAAGCTTGGCGGCACGGAGTTCCGGGATCTCGACGCGCTCGACATCGTCGGCGTCTTTCCCGATTATCAATCCGCGCACACCGCGTGGAAGGCCAAGGCGCAAGCCAGCGTGGACAATGCCCATATGCGTTATTTCGTCGTTCATCTGCACCGTCTGCTGGATCCCGATAGCAAGGCCGTCGGTTGA
- a CDS encoding 3'(2'),5'-bisphosphate nucleotidase CysQ yields MPEHDLTTASADLDLPLLRDAAREAGLIAMRYFGNNPQVWMKGGTSPVSEADHAADAYLRQTLLAARPDYGWLSEETADDSARLSARRTFVVDPIDGTRGFLEGQRTWCVSVAVVESGRSLAGVLECPAMEETYWALPGQGAFRNGKRIAVRKPGDKAEISGLKQLIDMVPADWQKRLQRAPYIPSLAYRLAMIANGTLDATFVKPNAHDWDIAAADLILREAGGHLLDPNGRAPLYAGEVIRHGALAAGSGDLLAVLVDVIAGLDG; encoded by the coding sequence TTGCCGGAGCATGACCTGACCACTGCCAGCGCCGATCTGGACCTGCCGCTACTGCGCGACGCTGCCCGCGAGGCCGGTCTTATCGCCATGCGCTACTTCGGCAACAATCCGCAGGTCTGGATGAAGGGCGGCACCTCGCCGGTCAGCGAAGCTGATCATGCCGCCGATGCGTATCTGCGCCAGACACTGCTTGCGGCGCGGCCGGACTATGGCTGGCTGTCGGAAGAGACGGCCGACGATTCGGCGCGGCTTTCGGCGCGCCGCACCTTCGTTGTCGACCCGATCGACGGCACGCGCGGCTTCCTCGAAGGCCAGCGGACCTGGTGCGTCAGCGTTGCCGTCGTCGAGAGTGGCCGCTCGCTCGCCGGCGTACTCGAATGCCCGGCGATGGAGGAGACCTACTGGGCGCTGCCCGGCCAGGGCGCCTTCCGTAACGGCAAGCGCATCGCGGTGCGCAAGCCTGGGGACAAGGCTGAAATTTCAGGATTGAAGCAGTTGATCGACATGGTGCCTGCCGACTGGCAGAAGCGGCTGCAGCGGGCACCCTACATCCCCTCGCTCGCCTACCGCCTGGCGATGATCGCCAATGGGACGCTCGACGCAACGTTCGTCAAGCCGAACGCGCATGACTGGGACATCGCCGCCGCCGATCTCATCCTGCGCGAGGCGGGCGGACATCTGCTCGACCCGAATGGCCGCGCGCCGCTCTATGCCGGCGAGGTGATCCGCCACGGCGCGCTCGCCGCCGGCAGCGGGGACCTGTTGGCGGTGCTTGTCGATGTCATCGCCGGGCTGGATGGCTGA
- a CDS encoding TldD/PmbA family protein produces MTDKLDAAKLTDRVAALVEAAKRAGADAADAVAVRGRSTGVSVRLGKVENTEASEGDDVSLRVFVGQRVASVSATAASDPKALAERAVAMAKVSPEDPYQGLADPALLAGQTRDLDLFDATEVSADQLKEAALAAEAAALAVKGVTNSSGSNASAGLGGLVLATSHGFLGHYVASRFARSASVIAGEGTGMERDYEFSSRQHFADLDAPEDIGRKAGERAVRRLGARKAATGPVDVVFDPRVARGIAGHIAGAINGASVARKTSFLRDMMGKQVAAAAITVTDDPLRRRGQASRPFDGEGVEGEKLLMIDKGVLNHWFLSTSAARELGLVTNGRGARGGSSVSPSSTNLAIEAGERSPEDLIGSLKTGFYVTEVFGQGVDMLTGEYSRGASGFWIENGALAYPVAEVTIASNLKTMFLNMVPANDLDRNFGTAAPTLLIEGMTLAGA; encoded by the coding sequence ATGACCGACAAGCTCGACGCCGCGAAATTGACGGACCGCGTCGCGGCCCTGGTCGAGGCCGCCAAACGCGCCGGCGCCGATGCCGCGGACGCCGTCGCGGTGCGTGGCCGCTCGACCGGCGTTTCGGTGCGGCTTGGCAAGGTCGAAAACACCGAAGCGTCCGAGGGCGACGATGTTTCGCTGCGGGTCTTCGTCGGCCAGCGTGTGGCCAGCGTATCGGCCACCGCCGCCTCCGATCCGAAGGCGCTTGCCGAGCGGGCCGTCGCCATGGCCAAGGTGTCTCCCGAGGACCCCTACCAGGGTCTTGCCGACCCCGCGCTGCTCGCCGGGCAGACGCGCGATCTGGACCTGTTCGACGCGACGGAAGTGTCGGCCGATCAGTTGAAGGAAGCCGCCCTTGCGGCCGAGGCGGCGGCTCTCGCCGTCAAGGGCGTGACCAATTCGTCCGGCAGCAATGCCAGCGCCGGGCTTGGCGGGTTGGTTCTGGCCACCTCGCACGGTTTTCTCGGCCACTATGTCGCCTCGCGCTTTGCGCGCTCGGCCAGCGTGATCGCCGGCGAGGGCACCGGCATGGAGCGCGACTATGAATTCTCCTCGCGCCAGCATTTTGCCGATCTCGACGCGCCCGAGGATATCGGCCGCAAGGCCGGTGAACGGGCGGTGCGCCGCCTTGGCGCGCGCAAGGCGGCGACCGGACCGGTCGACGTGGTGTTCGACCCGCGCGTCGCGCGCGGCATTGCCGGCCATATCGCCGGCGCCATCAACGGCGCTTCCGTCGCGCGCAAGACCTCGTTCCTGCGCGACATGATGGGCAAGCAGGTGGCCGCTGCCGCCATCACCGTCACCGACGACCCGCTGCGGCGTCGTGGCCAGGCCTCGCGCCCATTCGATGGCGAAGGCGTCGAGGGCGAGAAGCTCCTGATGATTGACAAGGGTGTCCTCAACCACTGGTTCCTGTCGACATCGGCGGCCCGGGAACTCGGTCTTGTCACCAACGGTCGCGGCGCGCGCGGCGGCTCCTCCGTCTCGCCGTCGTCGACGAACCTCGCCATAGAGGCGGGCGAGCGCTCGCCGGAGGATTTGATCGGCTCGCTCAAGACCGGCTTCTACGTCACCGAAGTGTTTGGCCAGGGCGTCGACATGCTCACCGGCGAATACAGCCGCGGCGCCTCGGGCTTCTGGATCGAAAATGGCGCGCTTGCCTATCCGGTAGCCGAAGTCACCATCGCCTCGAACCTGAAGACGATGTTCCTCAACATGGTGCCGGCGAATGACCTCGACCGTAATTTCGGCACCGCCGCCCCGACCCTCCTGATCGAAGGCATGACCCTTGCCGGAGCATGA
- a CDS encoding VOC family protein, with the protein MTPFHLAFPVRDLDETRTFYGEVLGCAIGRSSATWVDFDLYGHQMSAHLRPQVAQAASDGKVDGILVPIPHFGAVLLMDDWQRLANRLEARDDIDWLERPMVRFKGEPGEQATLFIRDPSGNALEFKGFRSLEQVFAH; encoded by the coding sequence GTGACGCCTTTCCATCTTGCCTTTCCGGTTCGTGATCTCGATGAAACCCGAACTTTCTATGGTGAGGTGCTGGGCTGCGCGATCGGCCGCTCGTCGGCGACGTGGGTCGATTTCGACCTTTACGGCCACCAGATGTCGGCGCATCTGCGACCGCAGGTCGCGCAAGCCGCCAGCGACGGCAAGGTCGACGGCATTTTGGTGCCGATCCCGCATTTCGGCGCCGTGCTCTTGATGGACGACTGGCAGCGCCTGGCGAACCGGCTGGAAGCGCGCGACGACATAGACTGGCTGGAGCGCCCAATGGTGCGTTTCAAGGGCGAGCCTGGCGAACAGGCGACGCTGTTCATCCGCGACCCCTCGGGCAACGCCTTGGAATTCAAGGGCTTTCGCTCACTGGAGCAGGTTTTCGCGCATTGA